A single window of Gambusia affinis linkage group LG18, SWU_Gaff_1.0, whole genome shotgun sequence DNA harbors:
- the shtn2 gene encoding shootin-1 isoform X3 — MWIQDEESTVADSDEDSCLSSEDWEDIQCEILEKQRDEANQRLMELEEVSNQLLKEMNMLEIQFQVERSCRENAEALALKVSKENTALKRTSQMLLPKISSLPEDLASLDGLLAEKLQLEHQVEELTREQVQLREQLVAEAEEKEAILRKMSKQTKTMTKIKRVSQLVTEEFTEMSQQLELEQGLRQHAEVFAHQMLAEQKAAERPSPMEACASEADVRLRLRQALTQICGINTALCNIQRYYEDQTKPSTGAEEELREQLRKSEDERKMLEDKLSQANAPVTELREQLRKSEEERKTLEGQLSQAEESVTELRGEVNRLQERMNTEEKNEDLEEVIAPPPPPPPPPPPPPPPSPTPVINLQDFLRSRKHRVNGGENSKPAPLKDIKAKAVDEMMERIKKGIVLRPIQNIQEEDSSWRDQRSENRKSAVLELKGMLDNIKRQHLRRVPSRRGIGRNVGEAELQLVLQRRRRAMGENQDRQSSAPTCDLQPGQQRVPAAGDCPWAGESGGAPVLRRLKQNREKRDSRIRASALIVSHGGVQQPLQRNVPS, encoded by the exons ATGTGGATACAAGATGAGGAGAGCACAGTTGCAG ACTCTGATGAGGACAGCTGCTTATCTTCTGAAGATTGGGAAGATATTCAG TGCGAGATCCTGGAGAAGCAGCGAGACGAGGCCAATCAGAGGCTGATGGAGCTGGAGGAAG TTTCCAATCAGCTGCTGAAGGAGATGAATATGTTGGAGATCCAGTTCCAGGTGGAACGCTCCTGCAGGGAGAACGCAGAGGCTCTGGCTCTCAAA GTcagcaaagaaaacacagcCCTGAAGAGAACGAGCCAGATGCTGCTGCCAAAGATCTCCAGCCTCCCAGAAGACCTG GCGTCATTGGACGGCCTGCTGGCTGAGAAGCTACAGCTGGAGCATCAGGTGGAGGAGCTGACCAGAGAGCAGGTCCAGCTCAGAGAGCAG cttgttgCAGAGGCAGAGGAGAAGGAAGCCATTCTGAGGAAAATGAGCAAGCAGACCAAGACCATGACCAAAATCAAAAGAG TCTCCCAGCTTGTCACCGAGGAGTTCACAGAAATGTCTcagcagctggagctggagcaggGCCTGCGGCAACACGCCGAAGTCTTCGCCCATcag ATGTTGGCGGAGCAGAAGGCGGCCGAGAGACCGAGCCCGATGGAGGCGTGCGCCTCCGAGGCCGACGTGCGGCTGCGGCTGCGGCAGGCGCTGACGCAGATATGCGGCATCAACACGGCCCTGTGCAACATTCAGCGCTACTACGAGGACCAG ACCAAACCGAGTACAGGtgctgaggaggagctgcgggAGCAGCTGAGGAAGAGTGAGGATGAGAGGAAGATGTTGGAGGATAAACTGTCTCAGGCCAACGCACCAGTCACAGAGCTGAGGGAGCAGCTGAGGAAGAgtgaagaggagaggaagacgTTGGAGGGTCAGCTATCTCAAGCCGAAGAGTCAGTGACAGAGCTGAGAGGGGAAG TGAATCGTTTACAGGAAAGGATGaacacagaggagaaaaatgaaGATCTGGAGGAAGTAattgctcctcctcctcctcctcctcctcctcctcctcctccacctcctccttcaCCCACTCCTGTTATCAA CTTGCAGGATTTCCTCAGGAGCAGGAAGCATCGAGTCAACGGAGGCGAGAACAGCA AGCCAGCGCCGTTGAAGGACATTAAGGCAAAGGCAGTGGATGAAATGATGGAGAGAATAAAGAAAGGCATTGTTCTGAGGCCCATACAGAACATCCAG GAAGAAGACAGCTCATGGAGG GACCAGAGgagtgaaaacaggaagtcagccgTCCTAGAATTAAAGGGAATGCTG GACAACATTAAACGGCAGCACCTCCGCAGGGTGCCCTCCAGGAGGGGGATCGGCAGGAACGTCGGGgaggcagagctgcagctggtcctccagaggagaagaagagcgATGGGAGAAAATCAGGACCGACAGTCCTCAGCTCCAACCTGTG ATCTCCAACCGGGGCAGCAGCGTGTCCCAGCAGCAGGTGACTGTCCCTGGGCCGGCGAGAGCGGCGGCGCACCTGTGCTCCGGAGGCTGAAGCAAAACAGGGAGAAGAGAGATTCCCGCATCAGAGCGTCAGCGCTCATCGTCAGCCACGGAGGCGTACAGCAGCCTCTCCAACGAAATGTGCCATCATAA
- the shtn2 gene encoding shootin-1 isoform X1, whose protein sequence is MWIQDEESTVADSDEDSCLSSEDWEDIQCEILEKQRDEANQRLMELEEVSNQLLKEMNMLEIQFQVERSCRENAEALALKVSKENTALKRTSQMLLPKISSLPEDLVSVTLDSETDLAVDVDAVDCDVVDGGVVNIWESNSEENLLLESQAKITAMQASLDGLLAEKLQLEHQVEELTREQVQLREQLVAEAEEKEAILRKMSKQTKTMTKIKRVSQLVTEEFTEMSQQLELEQGLRQHAEVFAHQMLAEQKAAERPSPMEACASEADVRLRLRQALTQICGINTALCNIQRYYEDQTKPSTGAEEELREQLRKSEDERKMLEDKLSQANAPVTELREQLRKSEEERKTLEGQLSQAEESVTELRGEVNRLQERMNTEEKNEDLEEVIAPPPPPPPPPPPPPPPSPTPVINLQDFLRSRKHRVNGGENSKPAPLKDIKAKAVDEMMERIKKGIVLRPIQNIQEEDSSWRDQRSENRKSAVLELKGMLDNIKRQHLRRVPSRRGIGRNVGEAELQLVLQRRRRAMGENQDRQSSAPTCDLQPGQQRVPAAGDCPWAGESGGAPVLRRLKQNREKRDSRIRASALIVSHGGVQQPLQRNVPS, encoded by the exons ATGTGGATACAAGATGAGGAGAGCACAGTTGCAG ACTCTGATGAGGACAGCTGCTTATCTTCTGAAGATTGGGAAGATATTCAG TGCGAGATCCTGGAGAAGCAGCGAGACGAGGCCAATCAGAGGCTGATGGAGCTGGAGGAAG TTTCCAATCAGCTGCTGAAGGAGATGAATATGTTGGAGATCCAGTTCCAGGTGGAACGCTCCTGCAGGGAGAACGCAGAGGCTCTGGCTCTCAAA GTcagcaaagaaaacacagcCCTGAAGAGAACGAGCCAGATGCTGCTGCCAAAGATCTCCAGCCTCCCAGAAGACCTGGTCAGTGTGACCCTTGACTCAGAGACTGACCTGGCGGTTGATGTCGATGCAGTTGATTGCGACGTGGTTGATGGCGGTGTGGTTAATATTTGGGAAAGTAACAGTGAAGAGAACTTGCTGCTTGAAAGTCAAGCCAAGATCACAG CGATGCAGGCGTCATTGGACGGCCTGCTGGCTGAGAAGCTACAGCTGGAGCATCAGGTGGAGGAGCTGACCAGAGAGCAGGTCCAGCTCAGAGAGCAG cttgttgCAGAGGCAGAGGAGAAGGAAGCCATTCTGAGGAAAATGAGCAAGCAGACCAAGACCATGACCAAAATCAAAAGAG TCTCCCAGCTTGTCACCGAGGAGTTCACAGAAATGTCTcagcagctggagctggagcaggGCCTGCGGCAACACGCCGAAGTCTTCGCCCATcag ATGTTGGCGGAGCAGAAGGCGGCCGAGAGACCGAGCCCGATGGAGGCGTGCGCCTCCGAGGCCGACGTGCGGCTGCGGCTGCGGCAGGCGCTGACGCAGATATGCGGCATCAACACGGCCCTGTGCAACATTCAGCGCTACTACGAGGACCAG ACCAAACCGAGTACAGGtgctgaggaggagctgcgggAGCAGCTGAGGAAGAGTGAGGATGAGAGGAAGATGTTGGAGGATAAACTGTCTCAGGCCAACGCACCAGTCACAGAGCTGAGGGAGCAGCTGAGGAAGAgtgaagaggagaggaagacgTTGGAGGGTCAGCTATCTCAAGCCGAAGAGTCAGTGACAGAGCTGAGAGGGGAAG TGAATCGTTTACAGGAAAGGATGaacacagaggagaaaaatgaaGATCTGGAGGAAGTAattgctcctcctcctcctcctcctcctcctcctcctcctccacctcctccttcaCCCACTCCTGTTATCAA CTTGCAGGATTTCCTCAGGAGCAGGAAGCATCGAGTCAACGGAGGCGAGAACAGCA AGCCAGCGCCGTTGAAGGACATTAAGGCAAAGGCAGTGGATGAAATGATGGAGAGAATAAAGAAAGGCATTGTTCTGAGGCCCATACAGAACATCCAG GAAGAAGACAGCTCATGGAGG GACCAGAGgagtgaaaacaggaagtcagccgTCCTAGAATTAAAGGGAATGCTG GACAACATTAAACGGCAGCACCTCCGCAGGGTGCCCTCCAGGAGGGGGATCGGCAGGAACGTCGGGgaggcagagctgcagctggtcctccagaggagaagaagagcgATGGGAGAAAATCAGGACCGACAGTCCTCAGCTCCAACCTGTG ATCTCCAACCGGGGCAGCAGCGTGTCCCAGCAGCAGGTGACTGTCCCTGGGCCGGCGAGAGCGGCGGCGCACCTGTGCTCCGGAGGCTGAAGCAAAACAGGGAGAAGAGAGATTCCCGCATCAGAGCGTCAGCGCTCATCGTCAGCCACGGAGGCGTACAGCAGCCTCTCCAACGAAATGTGCCATCATAA
- the shtn2 gene encoding shootin-1 isoform X2, with protein MDIMYISLDSRRSVLPWTEVQVSNQLLKEMNMLEIQFQVERSCRENAEALALKVSKENTALKRTSQMLLPKISSLPEDLVSVTLDSETDLAVDVDAVDCDVVDGGVVNIWESNSEENLLLESQAKITAMQASLDGLLAEKLQLEHQVEELTREQVQLREQLVAEAEEKEAILRKMSKQTKTMTKIKRVSQLVTEEFTEMSQQLELEQGLRQHAEVFAHQMLAEQKAAERPSPMEACASEADVRLRLRQALTQICGINTALCNIQRYYEDQTKPSTGAEEELREQLRKSEDERKMLEDKLSQANAPVTELREQLRKSEEERKTLEGQLSQAEESVTELRGEVNRLQERMNTEEKNEDLEEVIAPPPPPPPPPPPPPPPSPTPVINLQDFLRSRKHRVNGGENSKPAPLKDIKAKAVDEMMERIKKGIVLRPIQNIQEEDSSWRDQRSENRKSAVLELKGMLDNIKRQHLRRVPSRRGIGRNVGEAELQLVLQRRRRAMGENQDRQSSAPTCDLQPGQQRVPAAGDCPWAGESGGAPVLRRLKQNREKRDSRIRASALIVSHGGVQQPLQRNVPS; from the exons ATGGACATTATGTACATCAGTCTGGACTCCAGACGGTCAGTCCTCCCCTGGACAGAAGTTCAAG TTTCCAATCAGCTGCTGAAGGAGATGAATATGTTGGAGATCCAGTTCCAGGTGGAACGCTCCTGCAGGGAGAACGCAGAGGCTCTGGCTCTCAAA GTcagcaaagaaaacacagcCCTGAAGAGAACGAGCCAGATGCTGCTGCCAAAGATCTCCAGCCTCCCAGAAGACCTGGTCAGTGTGACCCTTGACTCAGAGACTGACCTGGCGGTTGATGTCGATGCAGTTGATTGCGACGTGGTTGATGGCGGTGTGGTTAATATTTGGGAAAGTAACAGTGAAGAGAACTTGCTGCTTGAAAGTCAAGCCAAGATCACAG CGATGCAGGCGTCATTGGACGGCCTGCTGGCTGAGAAGCTACAGCTGGAGCATCAGGTGGAGGAGCTGACCAGAGAGCAGGTCCAGCTCAGAGAGCAG cttgttgCAGAGGCAGAGGAGAAGGAAGCCATTCTGAGGAAAATGAGCAAGCAGACCAAGACCATGACCAAAATCAAAAGAG TCTCCCAGCTTGTCACCGAGGAGTTCACAGAAATGTCTcagcagctggagctggagcaggGCCTGCGGCAACACGCCGAAGTCTTCGCCCATcag ATGTTGGCGGAGCAGAAGGCGGCCGAGAGACCGAGCCCGATGGAGGCGTGCGCCTCCGAGGCCGACGTGCGGCTGCGGCTGCGGCAGGCGCTGACGCAGATATGCGGCATCAACACGGCCCTGTGCAACATTCAGCGCTACTACGAGGACCAG ACCAAACCGAGTACAGGtgctgaggaggagctgcgggAGCAGCTGAGGAAGAGTGAGGATGAGAGGAAGATGTTGGAGGATAAACTGTCTCAGGCCAACGCACCAGTCACAGAGCTGAGGGAGCAGCTGAGGAAGAgtgaagaggagaggaagacgTTGGAGGGTCAGCTATCTCAAGCCGAAGAGTCAGTGACAGAGCTGAGAGGGGAAG TGAATCGTTTACAGGAAAGGATGaacacagaggagaaaaatgaaGATCTGGAGGAAGTAattgctcctcctcctcctcctcctcctcctcctcctcctccacctcctccttcaCCCACTCCTGTTATCAA CTTGCAGGATTTCCTCAGGAGCAGGAAGCATCGAGTCAACGGAGGCGAGAACAGCA AGCCAGCGCCGTTGAAGGACATTAAGGCAAAGGCAGTGGATGAAATGATGGAGAGAATAAAGAAAGGCATTGTTCTGAGGCCCATACAGAACATCCAG GAAGAAGACAGCTCATGGAGG GACCAGAGgagtgaaaacaggaagtcagccgTCCTAGAATTAAAGGGAATGCTG GACAACATTAAACGGCAGCACCTCCGCAGGGTGCCCTCCAGGAGGGGGATCGGCAGGAACGTCGGGgaggcagagctgcagctggtcctccagaggagaagaagagcgATGGGAGAAAATCAGGACCGACAGTCCTCAGCTCCAACCTGTG ATCTCCAACCGGGGCAGCAGCGTGTCCCAGCAGCAGGTGACTGTCCCTGGGCCGGCGAGAGCGGCGGCGCACCTGTGCTCCGGAGGCTGAAGCAAAACAGGGAGAAGAGAGATTCCCGCATCAGAGCGTCAGCGCTCATCGTCAGCCACGGAGGCGTACAGCAGCCTCTCCAACGAAATGTGCCATCATAA
- the tex261 gene encoding protein TEX261 gives MWFIYLLSWLSLIVQVSFVTLAIAAGLYYLAELIEEYTVATSRIIKYMILFSTGVLVCLYVFEGFPLFMVGVGLFTNLVYFGLLRTFPYIMLSSPNFILSCVLVVMNHYMAFQYFAQEYYPFSEVLSYFTICLWVIPFAFFVSLSAGENVLPSTMQQGDDVVSNYFTKGKRGKRSGILLIFSFLKEAVLPSRQKMY, from the exons atgtggtttatttatttactgagcTGGCTGTCGCTGATCGTCCAAGTGTCCTTCGTCACTCTAGCGATAG CGGCTGGCCTATACTACTTGGCAGAACTAATAGAGGAGTACACAGTAGCCACAAGTCgaataataaaatacatgatCCTG TTCTCCACAGGTGTGCTGGTGTGTCTCTACGTCTTTGAAGGTTTCCCTCTGTTCATGGTGGGCGTCGGCCTCTTCACAAACCTGGTGTATTTTGGCCTCCTGCGAACCTTTCCCTACATTATGCTCAGCTCTCCCAACTTCATCCTCTCCTGTG TGTTAGTGGTGATGAACCACTACATGGCCTTCCAGTACTTTGCGCAAGAGTATTACCCGTTCTCCGAG GTGCTGTCCTACTTCACCATCTGCCTGTGGGTCATCCCGTTTGCCTTCTTCGTGTCGCTGTCAGCGGGAGAAAATGTACTTCCATCCACCATGCAGCAAGGAG ACGACGTTGTGTCAAATTATTTCACCAAGGGCAAACGGGGCAAGAGGTCTGGGATCCTCCTCATATTCTCCTTCCTCAAGGAGGCGGTACTGCCCAGCCGACAGAAAATGTACTGA
- the LOC122820681 gene encoding uncharacterized protein LOC122820681: MEANSNPTELLLDHIFDRLRDRLEHVLERMPLDLDFLDFICTQELVFLNAMSCQIDVPSIILDALAHLHRLINLEKQSEEQQTTVVHMEQGPAGRQRMVISSDYLCSLLELHLPVPCIAKLLGVSRRTVYRRMAESGLSVRALYTTMSDDDLDQCVRDIKSRQPHSGYRMVKALLQARGLRVQYDRVRASMHRVDTIGMASRMVQLGCIARRTYSVPGPQSLMHIDTNHKLIRYNIVIFGGIDGFSRKIMYLGTAPNNLASTTLAFFQGSVEEFGFPLRVRADQGVENVDVARLMFMIRGTGRSSFISGKSVHNQRIERLWRDLWTAVTCIYYDVLHYLEEEGYLDISNEAQLFCCHYVFLPRLQEDLDTFRSGWDNHPLRTESNMTPNQLWVLNRTLLKRSKASKYHNKCSLPGQSKRQPKPTKGESKRIQEKKDVSKAQQPAAPDSPWTIYGLRPERPSTEPDLRKDVILLKDSINQRLHYMTKWDTAPHLLPDLSLDVIQRLLFPRAFPSRLSKSQDFEPQDIKKVLHKGFPQGKSTSPWTEVVMHLVEVLEQGHY, translated from the exons atggaggcgaactcaaacccaacg gaacttttgctggatcatatttttgataggctccgtgatcgtttggagcaTGTTCTGGAACGGATGCCCCTGGATCTGGATTTCCTAGACTTTATCTGCACTcaagaattagtttttttaaatgccatgtCTTGTCAGATAGATGTTCCTTCAATTATTTTGGATGCGCTGGCTCATTTGCACAGactaattaatttagaaaaacaaagtgaagaacaacaaacaactgTTGTGCATATGGAGCAAGGACCAGCTGGGCGACAACGGATGGTCATATCCTCAGACTACCTTTGCAGTCTTTTAGAACTCCATCTCCCTGTCCCATGCATCGCCAAACTCTTGGGTGTATCCAGACGGACTGTATATCGACGGATGGCAGAGTCTGGTCTTTCAGTGAGGGCATTATACACCACCATGTCAGATGATGACTTAGACCAATGTGTGAGAGACATTAAATCCAGGCAGCCTCACTCTGGGTACCGAATGGTAAAGGCCCTTCTGCAAGCCAGAGGACTGAGGGTGCAGTATGACAGAGTCAGAGCATCCATGCATCGTGTAGACACCATTGGAATGGCATCACGTATGGTCCAGCTAGGATGCATAGCTCGACGGACGTACTCAGTTCCTGGCCCTCAGTCTTTGATGCACATTGATACCAACCACAAATTAATACG gTACAACATTGTTATCTTTGGTGGCATTGATGGTTTTTCTCGAAAG ATAATGTATCTTGGTACAGCTCCCAACAACCTGGCATCTACCACACTGGCTTTCTTTCAGGGCTCAGTGGAGGAGTTTGGTTTCCCCCTCAG GGTACGTGCCGATCAAGGGGTGGAAAATGTGGACGTGGCACGACTTATGTTTATGATTCGTGGaacaggaagaagcagtttcatctctgggaagagtgtgcacaatcaaag gattgagcgactgtggagagatctgtggacggctgtGACGTGCATCTATTATGATGTGCTGCACTACCTAGaagaagagggatacctggacatttcCAATGAAGCCCAACTCTTCTGTTGCCACTATGTCTTCCTGCCACGTCTGCAGGAAGATTTGGATACTTTCcgcagtggctgggacaatcacccacttcgaACAGAAAGCAACATGACACCTAACCAGCTCTGGGTTCTCAACAGAACCTTATTGAAGAG ATCCAAGGCGTCCAAATACCACAATAAGTGCAGCTTACCAGGGCAGAGCAAGAGGCAACCGAAACCTACCAAGGGAGAGTCCAAACGCATTCAGGAAAAGAAGGACGTCTCCAAAGCACAGCAGCCCGCCGCACCCGACAGTCCCTGGACGATCTATGGCCTCCGCCCAGAGAGACCCTCCACAGAGCCAGACCTCAGGAAAGATGTCATCTTGTTGAAGGACAGCATCAACCAGAGGCTTCACTACATGACCAAGTGGGACACGGCGCCTCACCTCCTTCCTGACCTGTCCCTGGACGTGATTCAGAGATTGTTGTTTCCCAGAGCGTTTCCTTCTCGGCTCAGCAAGTCACAGGACTTTGAGCCGCAGGACATCAAGAAAGTCCTGCACAAAGGATTCCCTCAGGGAAAGAGCACCTCTCCCTGGACAGAGGTGGTCATGCACCTGGTTGAGGTCCTGGAGCAGGGACACTACTAG